One Thiocapsa sp. genomic window carries:
- a CDS encoding nucleotidyltransferase substrate binding protein translates to MTSEPDIDTRWKQRFANYRRAFGQLSDAVSLAAERSLTPLEQQGLIKAFEFTHELAWNVMKDYFEYQGNTAITGSRDAIREAFRRGLVTDGETWMETIKSRNRSSHTYDETTAKQLIEIICKRYITLFEAFQTRMQDLADHAVG, encoded by the coding sequence ATATCGACACTCGCTGGAAGCAACGCTTCGCCAATTACCGGCGCGCGTTCGGGCAACTGAGCGACGCCGTGAGCCTTGCCGCGGAACGATCCTTGACCCCGCTCGAGCAGCAAGGGCTTATCAAGGCGTTCGAATTTACCCATGAGCTCGCATGGAATGTCATGAAGGATTACTTCGAGTACCAAGGCAACACGGCGATCACCGGCTCGCGCGACGCCATTCGGGAAGCGTTCCGCCGCGGTCTTGTCACCGACGGCGAGACTTGGATGGAGACCATCAAGAGCAGAAACCGCTCTTCGCACACCTATGACGAGACTACCGCGAAGCAACTAATCGAGATCATCTGCAAGCGCTACATCACCTTGTTCGAAGCCTTTCAAACCCGCATGCAAGATCTGGCCGATCATGCCGTCGGCTGA